TGTACATGCTGGCATACTGATCGTCCGTGATGAACGCGCAGACGGAAACCTGCCCGGTCGGGTTGCCGATTGCCGCCAATGGGATGGCCAGCTCAACACCCGTCCGTACGTTTTGCGGATTGAATGGCGCTCCATTCACCTCGCAGCCCGAGAGATCCTGTTGGACGCCATTGGTATTGCTATTATTGAGGGCGGCGATAACACCAAATGCAGCATTCGTCAGAACGTTGCCGGGGGGGGAGTTGCTCACCGCGCCCAGGAAGGCGCCGGGGCAAAAGGCGCAGATCTGTTCGTAGTTCACGTTAAATTTCGGGCCTGCGCCGGCGGGGCCGACCGTAATGCCGATCCAGTAATTCGCCGCGAAACCGGTATCGAAGGTCAGCCCGGGGTCGCCATTCTGCTGGCTACCTCCGTTGATTCCCATATTGTTGATGTGGCCGAAATCAGCAGCGCCACTGTAATTGGTCCCAAGTGTGTGGTCACCACCGGGTCCCGTCATGAAGAAGATGTTGAGCTTATCGAAGGGATTGCTGGTCAAATCACCCGAATCCATGTTTCCCGCGAGTACCAGGTAGAGAACGCCGTTGGAAATGACTCCGTAGGCCGCGTCAAGTTCGGAGCCACTGGCTGAGTCGAAGTTTGTCTCGGTGTTCTTGAAAGTCGACGTCCCGAGTTTCTGTGTGACGATCGCGGATCCGTAATCCGTGTCCGCCGTACCATCGATCGTGAAGCCCCTTGCTACAGTAGCGACAAGCGCGAGCATCAGGGTGATGGAAACCGACCACTTAATTGTCTTCATGGATGCGTCCTTCTGTGTTCCTGCGTTTCGATTAAGCTTGATAAAACTAGGAAGCTACCAGCCCGGCCTCGTGTGGAAAGTATCAGAATCAGCGCTGCAAATCAAGAGAGTGCTACCCTTAAATGGGGACCAAGGTGTTGACAATTTCGGCCATTGCCCCGCCTTCCCCAGTAGAAATAGGGAGGCGCTGACTAACAAGCTAGAGGACGCCGTTCAGAGAGGTCTAACTTACTGCCGCACGAATGTCGCGCAGCGTTTTCAGCAGCGCTTTCACTTCGCCTAGGGGTAGCTGATTCGCCGCGTCGCTGCGGGCACGATCGGGATGCGGGTGCGTTTCCAGGAAGATGCCGTCACAGCCCGCCGCAACGGCGGCCCGAGCAAGGACCAGGGCCATGCGGCGGTCACCGCCGGTCACCTTACCACCTTGCCCGCCGCCTGGCATCTGGACGCTGTGCGTGGCGTCGAAGACAACCGGCCAGCCAAACTCGCGCAGCATCGGTAACGAGCGCATATCGGCGACAAGGTTGTTGTAGCCGAACGACGAGCCCCGCTCGGTGAGCAGGATATTCCGTCCGCCGACCGCTGTGATTTTCGAGATCACATTCCGCATGTCCCACGGCGCGAGGAATTGTCCTTTCTTTACGTTGACACAGCGCTTCGTGCGGGCGGCCGCTTGGATCAAATCGGTTTGACGGCAGAGGAACGCCGGGATCTGGAGCACATCCGCAACTTCGGCCACCGGCTTGCAATGCGCGATCTCATGCACGTCTGTCAAAATTGGAAGGCCGAATTGGCATTTCACCTTCTCCAAGATGGCGAGCCCGCGCTTCAATCCCGGGCCGCGGAAGCTGTCGCGCGCAGTGCGATTGGCTTTGTCGTAACTGGCCTTGAAGATGAGCGGCAGGTCGAGGTCGCTGCAAATATCGGCCAGGGCTTCGGCGGTCTGCAGCGTCATGTTTTCATTTTCGATGACGCAGGGGCCGGCGATGACAAAGAGCGGAGCGGGTTTGCTGCCGAGAGTGAGGTTGCCGATGCGAATGGTTTTCATGATGGTTTTTGCTTCAGCGACGCCTCGATGAAACCGCGGAAGAGGGGGTGGGCTTTGTTAGGCTTCGAGAGAAATTCGGGGTGGAATTGGCAGGCAATGAACCAGGGATGATCGCGCAACTCGATCAGTTCGACGAGATCGTACTTGGTATAGCGGCCGGCGACGATCATGCCCGCCTTCATGAGCTGGTCACGGTAGCCGTTGTTAAACTCGTAGCGGTGGCGGTGGCGCTCGGAAATCTCCTCGGCACCGTATAATTCCCGCGACTTGGTGCCAGCCACGAGCTTGCAGGGTTGCGCGCCCAGTCGCATCGTGCCGCCCTTCACCTCCACGCCCTTCTGTTCTTCGAGCAGGCAGATGACAGGGTGGGGGGATTTCTGGTCAAACTCGGTGGAGTTGGCGCCGGTGAGTCCGCAGGCATTGCGAGCAAATTCAATGACGGCGATCTGCATGCCCAGACACAGGCCGAGGTAGGGGATTTTGTTTTCGCGCGCGTACTGGGCGGCGAGGATTTTACCTTCGATACCGCGATTGCCGAAGCCGCCGGGGACGAGAATGCCAGCGACTCCCTTCAGGTACTTCTCCGCGCCATCCTTCTCGATATGCTCCGCATCCACGCGCGTGATTTCGACAGCGCAATCGAGCGCCGCGCCCGCGTGTTTGAGCGCCTCGTACATGCTTTTGTAGGCGTCGATGAGCTGGATATACTTGCCGACGACAGCAATCTGCACCTTGCGCGAGGGGCTGATCATCCGTTGGAGCATCTTCTCCCAGTCGGTCAACGGTTTGGCGGGAGCGTCAAGGCCGAGGTAACGGCAGACGAGTTCATCGACCTTTTCGCTACGCAGGTCGATCGGAACTTCGTAAATGGAATGCGCCACGTCGAGTTCTTCAATCACACATTCGAGTTGGACGTTACAGAACATGGAAATCTTCTGGCGAACTTCCTTGCCAAGCGCCTTCTCACTGCGGCAGATCAGGATCTGCGGCATGATTCCGATCTCACGCAGCTTCGCGACACTTTGCTGGGTCGGCTTGGTCTTGATCTCGCCCGCCACGCGGATGAACGGCACGAGGGTCACGTGGATGAAAAGT
The Verrucomicrobiia bacterium genome window above contains:
- a CDS encoding CTP synthase, with translation MKYIFVTGGVISSLGKGLTAASIGTLLENRGLKVTLAKFDPYLNVDPGTMNPFQHGEVYVTDDGAETDLDLGHYERFTHAKLSRLNNLTSGQVYARIIEKERRGDYLGKTVQVIPHVTNEIKDRIREVGKKSGADVVIIEIGGTIGDIEGLPFLEAIRQFALEAGPQSSLFIHVTLVPFIRVAGEIKTKPTQQSVAKLREIGIMPQILICRSEKALGKEVRQKISMFCNVQLECVIEELDVAHSIYEVPIDLRSEKVDELVCRYLGLDAPAKPLTDWEKMLQRMISPSRKVQIAVVGKYIQLIDAYKSMYEALKHAGAALDCAVEITRVDAEHIEKDGAEKYLKGVAGILVPGGFGNRGIEGKILAAQYARENKIPYLGLCLGMQIAVIEFARNACGLTGANSTEFDQKSPHPVICLLEEQKGVEVKGGTMRLGAQPCKLVAGTKSRELYGAEEISERHRHRYEFNNGYRDQLMKAGMIVAGRYTKYDLVELIELRDHPWFIACQFHPEFLSKPNKAHPLFRGFIEASLKQKPS
- the kdsA gene encoding 3-deoxy-8-phosphooctulonate synthase, yielding MMKTIRIGNLTLGSKPAPLFVIAGPCVIENENMTLQTAEALADICSDLDLPLIFKASYDKANRTARDSFRGPGLKRGLAILEKVKCQFGLPILTDVHEIAHCKPVAEVADVLQIPAFLCRQTDLIQAAARTKRCVNVKKGQFLAPWDMRNVISKITAVGGRNILLTERGSSFGYNNLVADMRSLPMLREFGWPVVFDATHSVQMPGGGQGGKVTGGDRRMALVLARAAVAAGCDGIFLETHPHPDRARSDAANQLPLGEVKALLKTLRDIRAAVS